In Mycobacterium stomatepiae, the following are encoded in one genomic region:
- a CDS encoding cytochrome P450, with protein MRQFANGELKGSDSVLGRLLAHADDGSLTDDQLFLIAMLLLIAGNETTTNLLGGMSDTLARNRDQFEMICAKPDLIPMAVEEQPRILTPIQNLYRYTRADYRVGEVTIPAGSRVMLNFAAANRDPLVFENPDEYHADRNPRNHIAFGYGAHMCVGAPLARMEAQAVLRELVTQASGIAPAGETAWSTNTSLRGPTHLLIVLTRA; from the coding sequence ATGCGTCAGTTCGCGAACGGCGAGTTGAAAGGCTCAGACTCCGTTCTCGGCCGGCTTCTCGCCCATGCAGACGACGGCTCGCTCACCGACGATCAGCTGTTCCTCATCGCGATGCTTCTGTTGATCGCGGGTAACGAGACCACGACGAATCTGCTTGGCGGCATGTCCGATACCCTTGCCCGCAATCGCGACCAGTTCGAAATGATCTGCGCCAAACCGGATCTCATCCCGATGGCAGTCGAGGAGCAACCCCGAATCTTGACGCCGATCCAAAATCTCTACCGGTACACGCGGGCCGACTATCGCGTCGGAGAGGTAACGATTCCAGCTGGCTCACGGGTGATGCTCAATTTCGCGGCGGCGAATCGCGATCCGCTCGTCTTCGAGAACCCCGATGAGTATCACGCCGATCGAAACCCGCGCAACCACATCGCGTTTGGCTACGGTGCTCACATGTGTGTCGGAGCACCTTTGGCTCGCATGGAGGCGCAGGCTGTGCTCCGCGAACTGGTCACACAGGCCTCGGGGATCGCGCCCGCCGGCGAGACGGCCTGGTCGACCAACACATCGCTGCGAGGACCCACTCACCTGCTGATCGTGCTCACACGCGCCTAG
- a CDS encoding acyl-CoA dehydrogenase family protein: MDFTDTPEEAEFRAGLRTWLAEHAAHAVIPDDPGARADAANAWHHTLYEAGYIGLSFPTEYGGHGLSPIYEAILNDELGRSGAPPIEGVGHLSNALRLFGSDRQRTELLPDLLSGAVRWCQGFSEPEAGSDLASLRTKAEAVDINGQPGFRINGRKVWTSFAAVADWCFLLCRTEPKAAKHAGISVLLVPMSTPGIEVSPIVNAARNREFAEVTFTDVEVLAENLLGERGQGWSIANQLLAYERGPSDINWISRLTVQLRALEDDVRSGRLPDTPSARVRLGEAYTELRALQVKVQRSLTDRVKGALPGAEGSVDKLLMARADQTFGHTTMDLRGSSSVLSEGLEWDLYVWSRATGIYGGTAQIQRNIVAQRVLNLPRH; this comes from the coding sequence ATGGATTTCACCGACACCCCCGAGGAAGCGGAATTCCGCGCAGGCCTGCGCACCTGGCTCGCCGAGCACGCAGCCCACGCGGTCATTCCCGACGACCCGGGTGCGCGCGCCGACGCAGCCAACGCATGGCACCACACGCTGTACGAGGCCGGCTATATCGGACTGTCATTTCCGACCGAGTACGGCGGCCACGGCCTATCGCCTATCTACGAGGCCATCCTGAACGACGAACTCGGCCGCTCGGGCGCCCCGCCAATCGAAGGGGTCGGGCACCTTTCGAACGCGCTGCGCTTGTTCGGTTCGGATCGACAACGCACCGAATTGCTGCCGGATCTGCTGTCGGGCGCTGTCCGGTGGTGTCAGGGCTTTAGCGAGCCGGAGGCCGGATCGGACCTCGCGAGCCTCAGGACGAAAGCCGAGGCCGTCGACATCAACGGACAACCTGGGTTCCGAATCAACGGGCGCAAGGTCTGGACGAGTTTCGCCGCCGTCGCGGATTGGTGTTTCCTGTTGTGTCGCACCGAACCTAAGGCAGCCAAGCACGCGGGCATTTCGGTTCTGCTGGTACCGATGTCGACGCCCGGCATCGAGGTATCCCCGATTGTGAACGCTGCGCGCAACCGCGAATTCGCCGAAGTGACCTTCACCGACGTCGAGGTACTCGCCGAGAACCTGCTCGGTGAGCGCGGTCAGGGCTGGTCCATCGCCAATCAGTTGCTTGCCTACGAACGCGGACCGAGCGACATCAACTGGATCAGCCGGCTCACGGTCCAGTTGCGCGCCCTCGAGGACGACGTGCGTTCCGGCCGCCTGCCCGACACCCCGTCGGCCCGGGTCCGGCTCGGCGAGGCATACACCGAATTGCGCGCACTGCAGGTCAAGGTCCAACGCTCACTCACCGACCGCGTCAAAGGCGCTCTTCCCGGCGCTGAAGGGTCGGTCGACAAGCTGCTGATGGCGAGGGCCGACCAGACATTCGGGCACACGACGATGGACCTCCGCGGTAGCTCATCCGTCTTGAGCGAAGGCCTGGAGTGGGATCTCTACGTGTGGTCACGAGCAACAGGCATCTACGGCGGAACAGCGCAAATCCAGCGCAACATCGTCGCCCAACGGGTGCTCAACCTACCTCGTCACTGA
- a CDS encoding nuclear transport factor 2 family protein — protein MTENRIAELLSREEIRALPPRYAAAIETRDVEAMADLFSPNARFGEYGQGPDALRTLMRDSLGDSILAVILVTNHLIDLQDEGHATGQVWAHCYAQTGAAGFVDQLIRYEDRYERVGGRWLFAHRRHRLWYGVAHDRSPLTQRAADWPRSQVGVGDIPLADPKFAEWWRGQADE, from the coding sequence ATGACGGAAAACCGTATCGCTGAGCTTCTTTCGCGAGAGGAGATTCGAGCGCTGCCGCCCCGTTACGCCGCAGCGATCGAAACCCGCGACGTCGAGGCCATGGCAGATCTGTTCTCGCCCAATGCTCGCTTCGGTGAGTACGGGCAGGGGCCTGACGCATTGCGCACGCTGATGAGGGACAGCCTCGGTGACAGTATTCTCGCGGTGATCCTGGTGACCAACCACCTCATCGACCTGCAGGACGAGGGCCATGCGACCGGTCAGGTGTGGGCGCACTGCTACGCGCAGACCGGTGCTGCCGGGTTCGTGGACCAGCTGATCCGATACGAGGACCGCTATGAACGGGTCGGCGGGCGGTGGCTATTCGCCCACCGCCGTCACCGGCTCTGGTATGGCGTGGCACACGACAGATCCCCCCTGACGCAGCGGGCTGCGGACTGGCCCCGCAGCCAGGTCGGGGTCGGCGACATTCCACTGGCGGATCCAAAGTTCGCCGAGTGGTGGCGAGGCCAGGCCGATGAGTGA
- a CDS encoding SMP-30/gluconolactonase/LRE family protein, with translation MSEIRCLADGFAFPEGPIAYPDGSVVLSEMAAGRLWRVLPDGTRELVAVVGGGPNGVGRLPDGRLVVCQNGGSTFGIGWWPYDFDGCAQLFRPVGAAADPVTPQLQLVATDGSVRTLALEFATRGGRATPLVRPSDICVDAEGGFYVTDGGTTRDRSRAMTGLLYGTADGRLEEVVYPLEMPNGVALSPDGGRVYVAETRTRRIWEFELSAPGRVAGGRGLATVPSGGPLNIGGADGLCVARDGTILVATLGAGGVTAFSPSGGLLGALPLDDPMTTNVTLGDDEQTLYVTLASTGRLLAISDWRAALALG, from the coding sequence ATGAGTGAAATACGCTGCCTCGCCGATGGTTTTGCGTTCCCGGAGGGCCCGATCGCTTACCCCGACGGCTCGGTTGTGTTGTCCGAGATGGCCGCGGGCCGACTTTGGCGGGTACTGCCCGACGGAACGAGGGAACTTGTCGCCGTCGTCGGCGGCGGTCCCAATGGCGTCGGACGTCTTCCCGACGGGCGCTTGGTGGTCTGCCAGAACGGTGGTTCGACATTCGGTATCGGTTGGTGGCCATACGACTTCGACGGGTGCGCACAGTTGTTCCGGCCGGTGGGCGCGGCCGCCGACCCGGTCACGCCGCAACTTCAGCTGGTCGCAACGGACGGTTCGGTGCGCACCCTGGCGCTGGAATTCGCCACCCGGGGCGGCCGGGCGACCCCGTTGGTCCGGCCAAGCGATATATGTGTCGATGCCGAGGGCGGCTTCTACGTGACCGACGGCGGGACGACTCGGGATCGCAGCCGGGCAATGACGGGCTTGCTGTACGGGACGGCCGACGGCCGTCTCGAAGAGGTGGTCTACCCGCTCGAGATGCCCAACGGAGTTGCGCTGTCCCCGGACGGCGGCCGCGTGTACGTCGCCGAAACCCGTACCCGGCGAATATGGGAGTTCGAATTGTCCGCGCCGGGACGCGTTGCGGGTGGCCGTGGACTGGCGACAGTGCCCAGCGGGGGACCGCTGAATATCGGTGGGGCCGACGGGTTGTGCGTTGCCCGCGACGGCACGATCCTGGTGGCGACGTTGGGGGCGGGTGGTGTCACGGCATTCTCGCCCTCCGGTGGACTGCTCGGGGCACTGCCACTCGACGATCCGATGACCACCAACGTCACGCTAGGTGACGACGAACAGACTCTCTACGTCACGCTCGCATCCACCGGTCGGCTGCTGGCCATCAGCGACTGGCGTGCCGCTCTCGCGCTCGGCTAG
- a CDS encoding TetR/AcrR family transcriptional regulator gives MSSKTSSRDIRRLETRARLFDTAITEIGRNGLAGADVAAIASAAGVVRGTFYFHFPTKEHVLVELQRKEESRIVADLRARAVEPDDLTTALTLLVDRVLAAKRRLGPVVFQDMLGLHFSSSRPAEDKLAEHPLAQYIVEILTRAQQVGQIDPDADVSELAVFFGTGIFALLASGERDLASSSKVLRRYVTTIVKGMETR, from the coding sequence ATGTCGTCGAAGACCAGTTCCCGCGACATTCGACGGCTGGAAACCAGAGCGCGTCTGTTCGACACCGCGATAACGGAGATCGGCCGAAACGGCCTGGCCGGCGCGGATGTCGCCGCCATAGCGAGCGCGGCAGGAGTGGTGCGCGGCACCTTCTACTTTCATTTCCCGACAAAAGAGCATGTGCTCGTCGAATTGCAGCGCAAAGAGGAGTCCAGGATCGTCGCCGATCTCCGTGCGAGAGCCGTTGAACCCGATGACCTCACCACGGCGTTGACTTTGCTGGTTGATCGGGTACTCGCCGCGAAACGTCGACTGGGACCCGTGGTGTTCCAGGACATGCTGGGCTTGCACTTCTCATCCTCACGCCCCGCCGAGGACAAACTCGCGGAACATCCCCTGGCTCAATACATTGTGGAGATACTCACCCGGGCCCAACAGGTCGGGCAAATCGACCCCGACGCGGACGTGAGCGAGCTCGCGGTGTTCTTCGGCACCGGCATATTCGCCCTGCTGGCCTCCGGGGAGCGTGATCTCGCCAGCTCATCCAAAGTTCTAAGGCGTTATGTGACAACGATTGTCAAAGGAATGGAGACGAGATGA
- a CDS encoding cytochrome P450 translates to MPATSELSYSPFSKAIFDDPYPVYRRLRAEAPVYRDPDQRWWVLSRFADVAGALRDWETYSSKLGPAPENPDDDGRKYSVISMDPPRHDRIRGVLKGFFTPRAVAAMEGALQSVVDHHLDKLKTGSTVDAMEAFAFSVPTDVIGDLLGVPRGDREQLRVWWEAFLTRHEGEVAMPPSAIEANRKISAYVGDLIEQRRTNPGDDLISIVLQATFHDAEVGRDRVLTPHEVLMFCNLLSAAGSETTQKLISNGLVAMHDHPDQWRRIVNDRSLIPAAVNEALRYDTPSHWVARTLTRPVELHGATMEDGDWVLLLLGSANRDERRYDDPDRFILNRPRGTDVYFGWGIHICLGQWLARREAQMVFEYVARKFPNYAIGAHERILTATVRGYTSVEMTLR, encoded by the coding sequence GTGCCCGCGACCAGCGAGTTGAGCTATTCGCCCTTCTCAAAGGCGATCTTCGACGATCCTTATCCGGTCTATCGCAGGCTGCGCGCCGAGGCGCCGGTGTACCGCGACCCGGACCAACGCTGGTGGGTGCTGTCCCGCTTCGCCGATGTCGCCGGCGCCCTGCGCGATTGGGAGACGTACTCCTCGAAACTCGGCCCCGCGCCGGAGAATCCGGATGACGACGGTCGGAAGTATTCGGTCATCTCGATGGACCCGCCCCGACACGACCGCATTCGCGGCGTCCTGAAAGGGTTCTTCACCCCGCGCGCGGTCGCCGCGATGGAAGGCGCACTGCAGTCGGTGGTGGATCACCACCTCGACAAGTTGAAGACGGGTAGCACCGTGGACGCCATGGAGGCATTCGCCTTCTCCGTCCCCACGGATGTGATCGGTGATCTCCTCGGCGTGCCACGCGGCGATCGTGAGCAACTCCGCGTCTGGTGGGAGGCATTCCTCACTCGCCACGAAGGCGAAGTCGCGATGCCGCCCAGTGCGATCGAAGCCAACCGCAAGATCAGCGCCTACGTCGGCGACCTGATCGAACAGCGGCGCACGAATCCGGGCGACGACTTGATCAGCATCGTTTTGCAGGCGACGTTTCACGACGCCGAGGTGGGCCGGGATCGCGTGCTCACGCCGCATGAGGTGCTGATGTTCTGCAATCTGCTGTCGGCCGCTGGATCCGAGACGACACAGAAGCTGATCTCCAACGGTTTGGTCGCGATGCATGACCACCCGGACCAGTGGCGGCGAATCGTCAACGACCGCAGCCTTATTCCGGCAGCCGTCAACGAAGCACTGCGTTACGACACCCCGAGCCATTGGGTGGCCCGCACGCTCACCCGTCCGGTCGAGCTGCACGGGGCCACGATGGAGGACGGCGACTGGGTACTGCTGTTGCTCGGCAGCGCCAATCGCGACGAGCGCCGCTACGACGATCCCGACCGCTTCATCCTGAACCGGCCCCGCGGCACCGACGTCTACTTCGGCTGGGGCATCCACATTTGCCTGGGGCAGTGGTTGGCCCGCCGTGAAGCGCAGATGGTCTTCGAATATGTGGCAAGGAAATTCCCCAACTACGCGATCGGCGCGCACGAGCGGATACTGACCGCCACGGTCCGGGGCTACACCAGCGTCGAGATGACGTTGCGGTGA
- a CDS encoding amidohydrolase family protein has product MPLQPAMKLLSVDDHLIEPPHVWTDRLPKKYLEDGPRIVEFPREGKPPVHQWVYEGRSYPNIGLNAVAGKSPEEFGVDPVRYDDMIPGCYDPKARLADMDIDGVHAMLCFPSFPRFCGTVFLEGTDKDLALLSVQAWNDFSLDEWCATDPARFIPMMISPLWDTELMVAEIERNAAKGCRAVGLPDTPLNLGLPSFHTPHWDPVWSALEETNMTAVMHFGSGGMPPSTAPEAPFAVMVTLMGTTSMAAAVELVFSPVFHKHPNLKVAFSEGGIGWMPYLVERADYVWRKHKYYQNIRPTIAPSELFRRNITGCFIEDEVGVAMRHQIGIDNITWECDYPHSDSFWPKSRARAEEMLATVPDEDAHKIVELNARRWYAFPEAGFKSATADKGWRPNNGEPPE; this is encoded by the coding sequence ATGCCGCTGCAACCCGCCATGAAGCTCCTGTCCGTTGACGACCACCTGATCGAACCTCCGCACGTCTGGACCGACCGGCTACCCAAGAAGTACCTCGAAGACGGGCCCCGCATCGTCGAATTTCCCCGCGAGGGCAAGCCGCCAGTGCACCAATGGGTGTACGAGGGCCGTAGCTACCCGAACATCGGCCTGAACGCCGTTGCGGGCAAGTCGCCCGAGGAGTTCGGCGTCGACCCGGTGCGCTATGACGACATGATCCCCGGCTGTTACGACCCGAAAGCCCGGCTGGCCGACATGGACATCGATGGCGTCCACGCGATGCTGTGCTTCCCCTCGTTCCCGAGGTTCTGCGGCACGGTGTTCCTCGAGGGAACGGACAAAGACCTCGCCCTGCTCAGCGTCCAGGCCTGGAATGACTTCTCGCTCGACGAGTGGTGCGCCACCGATCCGGCGCGATTCATTCCGATGATGATCAGCCCGCTTTGGGACACCGAGCTGATGGTGGCCGAGATCGAGCGCAACGCCGCGAAAGGCTGCCGCGCCGTGGGTCTTCCGGACACCCCGTTGAATCTCGGGTTGCCCAGTTTCCACACCCCGCACTGGGATCCGGTCTGGTCGGCCTTGGAAGAGACCAACATGACGGCCGTCATGCATTTCGGATCAGGCGGGATGCCGCCGTCGACGGCCCCCGAAGCGCCGTTCGCGGTGATGGTTACGCTGATGGGCACGACGTCGATGGCTGCGGCCGTCGAATTGGTGTTCTCCCCGGTGTTCCACAAGCATCCCAACCTCAAGGTGGCATTCTCGGAAGGGGGCATCGGGTGGATGCCCTACCTGGTCGAACGCGCGGACTACGTGTGGCGAAAGCACAAGTACTACCAGAACATTCGCCCCACGATTGCGCCGTCGGAGTTATTCCGCCGCAACATCACCGGCTGCTTCATCGAAGACGAGGTCGGTGTGGCGATGCGCCACCAGATCGGTATCGACAACATCACGTGGGAGTGCGACTATCCGCATTCCGACTCGTTCTGGCCCAAGAGTCGCGCCCGCGCCGAGGAGATGCTGGCCACCGTGCCGGACGAAGACGCCCACAAGATCGTCGAACTCAACGCCCGGCGCTGGTATGCCTTCCCGGAGGCGGGCTTCAAGTCCGCCACGGCGGACAAGGGATGGCGACCCAACAACGGTGAGCCCCCGGAGTAG
- a CDS encoding SDR family NAD(P)-dependent oxidoreductase, which translates to MSRLDDRNALVTGGAQGLGRAISRRLAAEGARVTIADLNEDKAAECVDLIEKDGGTAAFVKANVAKREDIAAAVKAAAHGGELHVLVNAAQYFAMPKALELVTDKDWELSEATGPKATFRFMQLAHPVLKAAGNASVINFVSGSALGGMAYTAPYSAAKGAIGALTKVAANEWASHGIRVNAVCPFALTDVQRDMIGTEWDNYTRTAEASPMKRGADPDTEIAPAVAFFASDDAAFVTGTVLHVDGGMTELSTVDYSKSPGVFE; encoded by the coding sequence ATGAGTCGCCTCGACGATCGGAACGCGTTGGTCACCGGTGGAGCGCAAGGACTCGGCCGGGCGATATCTCGGCGGCTGGCCGCCGAGGGCGCCCGGGTCACGATCGCCGATCTGAACGAGGACAAGGCCGCCGAGTGCGTCGACCTCATCGAGAAGGACGGCGGTACTGCGGCCTTCGTCAAGGCGAACGTCGCCAAACGTGAGGACATCGCGGCCGCCGTCAAAGCCGCCGCACACGGCGGCGAACTGCATGTACTGGTCAATGCGGCGCAGTATTTCGCGATGCCCAAGGCGCTCGAACTTGTCACCGACAAGGACTGGGAGCTATCCGAAGCGACCGGGCCCAAGGCGACTTTCCGGTTCATGCAGCTCGCGCACCCCGTTCTCAAAGCCGCCGGTAACGCCTCGGTGATCAACTTCGTCTCGGGTTCGGCGCTGGGCGGAATGGCTTACACCGCACCGTATTCTGCGGCGAAGGGCGCAATAGGCGCCTTGACGAAGGTTGCGGCCAACGAATGGGCGTCGCACGGTATCCGGGTGAACGCGGTGTGCCCGTTTGCGCTGACCGACGTGCAGCGCGACATGATCGGAACGGAATGGGACAACTACACCAGAACCGCGGAGGCCTCGCCGATGAAACGAGGCGCTGACCCCGACACCGAGATCGCGCCCGCGGTAGCATTTTTCGCCAGCGATGATGCCGCGTTCGTCACGGGCACCGTGCTGCACGTCGACGGCGGCATGACCGAGCTGTCAACCGTCGACTACTCGAAGTCGCCCGGCGTCTTCGAGTAG
- a CDS encoding protein kinase family protein — translation MAAPLDDVVHDWITDHIGEVVSFQRQYRWRPAWFVVAQRDDRQVRLYVRGNRDGFGTMEISREAEILRVLQASSIPVPHIHGLVDGGRAVVMDWLPGDSDLSNADEHEVDAVMDGYVDALVTVHRIDPTVFRTWA, via the coding sequence GTGGCCGCGCCCCTGGATGACGTCGTTCACGACTGGATCACCGACCACATCGGCGAGGTGGTCAGCTTCCAACGGCAGTATCGTTGGCGGCCGGCCTGGTTCGTCGTCGCCCAGCGCGACGACCGGCAAGTCAGGCTTTACGTCCGCGGCAACCGCGACGGCTTCGGCACGATGGAAATCAGCCGGGAGGCGGAGATCCTCCGGGTGCTGCAGGCGAGTTCGATACCCGTTCCGCATATTCACGGCCTGGTCGACGGCGGCCGCGCGGTGGTGATGGACTGGTTGCCAGGTGACTCGGACCTCTCGAATGCGGACGAACACGAAGTCGATGCGGTCATGGACGGTTACGTCGACGCGCTGGTCACCGTGCACCGCATCGATCCCACGGTTTTCAGGACCTGGGCATGA
- a CDS encoding phosphotransferase gives MTVPTTSEAIALDYFEGFVSRYRQHKRRPEPLLEFAIGWLRRNVPQRGSSPRFVLGDSGQFMHADGKVTGIIDVELAHIGDVAHDLGGLRLRNATEPMGDIGRVLQRYERVSGEPLDLDAIEYHTAKFALCTPLGLVIALHLDLALPEILQYIEWFHQLSLHAIESIARQCGVRLQSASLPAPAPIEYSGVIAGLPTMIDALDMRDDVAEYQRDTVGSVARFCARANQFCGRITSADSDDIGALLGNQPVDRQSGDLMLENFIRDAGPEHDAALIEVLHRRVMRQMLLLEPVLAAPGGIGHLVALPDLLNR, from the coding sequence ATGACCGTGCCAACGACGTCCGAGGCGATTGCGCTGGACTATTTCGAGGGTTTTGTTTCTCGATACCGTCAGCACAAGCGGCGCCCGGAACCGTTGTTGGAGTTCGCCATCGGCTGGCTGCGGCGAAACGTGCCGCAGCGTGGTTCGTCGCCCCGTTTTGTGCTAGGCGACTCCGGTCAGTTCATGCACGCCGACGGGAAGGTGACGGGCATAATCGACGTGGAGTTGGCGCACATCGGCGACGTCGCACACGATCTCGGCGGCCTGCGGCTACGCAACGCCACGGAGCCGATGGGCGACATCGGGCGCGTGCTGCAACGCTACGAACGCGTCTCCGGAGAGCCCCTGGATCTGGACGCGATCGAATACCACACCGCGAAGTTTGCATTGTGCACACCTCTCGGCCTCGTCATCGCCCTCCACCTGGACCTCGCGTTGCCCGAGATACTGCAGTACATCGAGTGGTTCCACCAGCTGTCGTTGCATGCGATCGAGTCGATCGCGCGCCAGTGCGGTGTTCGGTTGCAATCGGCGTCGTTGCCGGCGCCGGCGCCGATCGAATACTCCGGGGTGATCGCCGGGCTGCCGACGATGATCGACGCGCTCGACATGCGCGACGACGTCGCCGAATACCAGCGCGACACCGTGGGATCGGTAGCGCGCTTCTGTGCGAGGGCGAATCAGTTCTGCGGTCGGATTACATCAGCCGACTCCGACGACATCGGTGCCTTGCTCGGAAACCAACCGGTGGATCGGCAATCCGGAGATCTCATGTTGGAAAACTTCATTCGCGATGCCGGACCCGAACACGACGCAGCGCTGATCGAAGTGCTGCACAGGCGGGTTATGCGTCAGATGCTGCTGCTCGAGCCGGTGTTGGCAGCTCCCGGCGGGATCGGACACCTCGTCGCATTGCCAGACCTACTGAATCGCTAG
- a CDS encoding acyl-CoA dehydrogenase family protein — protein sequence MHIGLTAEQELLRDTAARLADAVATTSPDEVACGDRLAAQWQRVVELGLPALRAPASCGLDASGVETAVALEELARRLSAVPALGQATLATELLHAAGADKEVELISEGALRIAPVMRTDLTDFADSAHADGVALDAAGATHAVVAIRADGERHLALAPLGSCPDSAGLDLTRSMCRITAADVDSMTPTGDPITAERWSAVRAMALTAVSADLLGVMAGALDDAVRYAGERVQFGVKIGSFQAIQHLLADSLVRVEGARSCVWHAAWAVDHLPADQALLAARTAKAYTAAAGRDVVETAMQVLGGISITWEHAAHLRLRRTLLSRRLFGDEVTQYEAIAAMRLADRDLN from the coding sequence ATGCATATCGGACTGACGGCCGAGCAGGAACTTCTGCGCGACACCGCGGCGCGCCTCGCCGACGCCGTTGCGACAACGAGTCCCGACGAGGTCGCCTGCGGTGATCGGCTCGCGGCGCAATGGCAACGCGTAGTCGAACTCGGCCTGCCTGCGCTGCGCGCCCCAGCATCATGCGGTCTCGACGCGAGCGGCGTCGAGACCGCGGTTGCGCTGGAGGAACTCGCGCGACGGCTCAGCGCGGTACCCGCGCTTGGACAGGCAACGCTGGCAACTGAGCTTCTGCACGCGGCGGGCGCAGACAAGGAAGTCGAGTTGATCTCGGAAGGTGCGCTGCGGATCGCGCCGGTGATGAGGACCGACCTCACCGACTTCGCGGACTCCGCCCATGCGGATGGCGTGGCACTCGATGCGGCCGGAGCGACGCACGCCGTGGTCGCAATTCGCGCGGACGGGGAACGGCATCTGGCACTCGCCCCCCTGGGCTCCTGCCCGGATAGCGCAGGACTCGACCTCACCCGCTCGATGTGCCGGATCACCGCGGCTGACGTCGACTCGATGACGCCGACCGGAGATCCGATCACGGCCGAACGGTGGAGCGCCGTGCGCGCGATGGCGCTGACCGCCGTCAGCGCGGACCTGCTCGGCGTGATGGCGGGCGCGTTGGACGACGCCGTTCGCTATGCCGGCGAGCGGGTGCAGTTCGGCGTCAAAATCGGTAGCTTCCAAGCGATTCAGCATCTGCTCGCCGATTCTCTCGTTCGGGTGGAGGGAGCGCGGAGCTGCGTATGGCACGCGGCGTGGGCCGTCGACCATCTGCCGGCCGACCAGGCTCTGCTTGCCGCCCGCACCGCGAAGGCATACACCGCGGCCGCGGGACGCGATGTCGTCGAGACGGCCATGCAGGTACTCGGCGGTATCTCGATCACATGGGAGCATGCAGCACATCTGCGGTTGCGCCGAACTCTGTTGAGCCGCCGGCTATTCGGAGACGAAGTCACCCAGTATGAAGCGATCGCGGCGATGAGGCTGGCCGATCGGGATCTGAACTAG
- a CDS encoding VOC family protein: protein MTSGHRLTHVGLCVRDIERSTEFYCAAMGFVKVRQMYVDDDATARLLDVDDLVLELVYLERDGVRLELLGYARPGTIGATGPRAMNALGFTHLSFRVDDVDALAGTIVAHGGQLLAGRTVIFSGKSRGLMLTDPDGNLLELIERTPPS, encoded by the coding sequence GTGACATCCGGGCACCGCCTCACCCATGTGGGACTGTGCGTGCGCGACATCGAGCGATCGACTGAGTTCTATTGTGCAGCAATGGGTTTTGTCAAAGTTCGACAGATGTACGTCGACGATGACGCGACCGCCCGCCTACTCGATGTCGACGACTTAGTGCTCGAGCTGGTGTATCTGGAGCGCGACGGCGTCCGTTTGGAACTCCTCGGTTACGCCCGGCCAGGGACAATAGGAGCCACCGGCCCTCGCGCGATGAATGCCCTCGGCTTCACCCACCTGTCGTTCCGCGTCGACGACGTCGACGCCCTTGCCGGCACCATCGTCGCGCACGGCGGGCAACTGCTGGCAGGCCGCACCGTCATCTTCAGCGGCAAGAGCCGAGGCCTGATGCTTACCGATCCGGACGGCAACCTTCTCGAATTGATCGAGCGAACTCCCCCGTCATGA
- a CDS encoding cytochrome P450 family protein: MALRGKLIDRGAIVTPFASAIRLNAAATLRVWRRGHQGWTGAVNTDYDPLDRATAAQPYEAYRALHRQGRVHYNAKRATWILCRHEDVRAALRDTVAVTSTEGVTRMKIAAPVLVLSDGVEHARLRKQVQPGFSKGAMASWQEIADRLASELVADVLADPGCDVVSRLTIPMPMWMIAHILGIPDGDVGRFRVWSEARCNATSCVSSRTAS; this comes from the coding sequence GTGGCCCTTCGGGGAAAGTTGATCGACAGGGGTGCAATCGTCACCCCGTTCGCGTCTGCGATTCGACTCAACGCCGCAGCCACGCTGCGGGTTTGGCGTCGTGGCCACCAAGGGTGGACGGGCGCAGTCAACACTGACTACGACCCCCTCGATCGCGCGACGGCGGCGCAGCCGTACGAGGCTTACCGCGCACTGCATCGACAGGGACGCGTCCACTACAACGCGAAGCGCGCCACGTGGATCCTGTGTCGCCATGAAGACGTCCGCGCGGCGTTACGTGACACCGTCGCCGTCACCAGCACTGAGGGCGTTACACGCATGAAGATCGCGGCCCCGGTGCTTGTGCTGTCTGACGGCGTCGAACACGCTCGATTACGCAAGCAGGTCCAACCCGGTTTCAGCAAGGGTGCGATGGCCAGCTGGCAGGAGATCGCGGACCGACTGGCATCCGAGTTGGTCGCCGACGTGCTGGCGGATCCGGGATGTGACGTCGTTTCGCGGCTGACTATCCCGATGCCGATGTGGATGATTGCCCACATCCTTGGCATCCCCGACGGCGACGTCGGCCGATTCCGGGTTTGGTCCGAGGCGCGCTGCAACGCTACTTCATGCGTCAGTTCGCGAACGGCGAGTTGA